A section of the Agrobacterium tumefaciens genome encodes:
- a CDS encoding SDR family oxidoreductase produces MSAEKVAVVTAGGSGMGAAVAKRLAADGYRLAILSSSGKGEALAKELGGIGVTGSNQSNDDLQRLTDQTLEKFGRIDLLVNSAGHGPRAAILDITDEQWHTGLDVYLMNVIRPTRIIAPVMVKQKAGAIVNISTAWAFEPSSMFPTSAVFRAGLASYTKIFADTYAADNVRMNNVLPGWIDSLPATEERRESVPMQRYGKSEEIAATVAFLASEGAGYITGQNIRVDGGLTRSV; encoded by the coding sequence ATGTCGGCAGAAAAAGTGGCTGTAGTAACCGCTGGAGGTAGCGGCATGGGAGCGGCTGTGGCGAAACGTCTGGCCGCGGATGGTTACAGGCTTGCGATCCTGTCTTCCTCCGGCAAAGGGGAGGCGCTCGCGAAGGAGCTGGGCGGTATCGGTGTCACAGGCTCCAACCAGTCCAATGACGATCTCCAGCGGCTGACGGATCAGACGCTCGAGAAATTCGGCCGCATCGACTTGCTGGTCAATAGTGCAGGGCACGGTCCGAGGGCCGCTATTCTCGACATCACCGACGAGCAATGGCACACGGGTCTCGACGTCTACCTGATGAACGTCATTCGCCCGACGCGGATAATCGCGCCCGTCATGGTGAAGCAGAAGGCGGGCGCGATCGTCAACATCTCGACGGCATGGGCTTTTGAACCCAGCAGCATGTTCCCGACCTCCGCCGTCTTCCGCGCGGGCCTCGCTTCCTACACCAAGATCTTTGCCGATACCTATGCGGCCGACAATGTCCGCATGAACAATGTTCTGCCGGGATGGATCGACAGCTTGCCGGCAACAGAGGAGCGCCGCGAATCTGTGCCGATGCAGCGCTACGGCAAGAGCGAGGAAATCGCTGCCACGGTGGCATTTCTCGCATCCGAAGGAGCAGGGTATATTACCGGCCAGAATATCCGGGTTGACGGAGGGCTGACACGCTCGGTTTAA
- a CDS encoding antibiotic biosynthesis monooxygenase family protein encodes MIAVIFEVWPADGEKQHYLDIAAGLRAELEDIDGFVSVERFQSISNPEKMLSLSFFRDETAVMAWRNRPSHRRAQVLGRSGTFSDYRLRIAHVIRDYGLAERQEAPVDSRKAHPVGSAD; translated from the coding sequence ATGATCGCCGTCATCTTTGAGGTCTGGCCGGCCGACGGCGAAAAGCAGCACTATTTGGATATAGCAGCAGGCCTGCGCGCCGAGCTAGAAGACATCGATGGCTTCGTGTCAGTCGAACGATTTCAGAGCATCAGTAATCCCGAAAAGATGCTCTCCCTGTCATTTTTTCGGGACGAAACAGCGGTGATGGCCTGGCGCAACCGGCCTTCACACCGCCGGGCGCAGGTGCTCGGACGGTCCGGCACCTTTTCTGATTACCGGCTTCGTATCGCCCATGTGATCCGCGATTATGGTCTGGCGGAGCGACAGGAAGCGCCTGTCGACAGCCGCAAGGCCCATCCGGTGGGGAGTGCGGACTAG
- a CDS encoding NIPSNAP family protein, translated as MLTCFIRYEIDPFKVDAFDLYARNWGEAIPRCGADLIGYFAPKEGSSTIAYGVYNIEGLAAYEAYRARLAADPVGRENYEFARRERFIRREDRLFLRLASGPHGGGGQ; from the coding sequence ATGCTGACCTGTTTCATTCGTTATGAGATCGACCCCTTCAAGGTCGATGCCTTCGACCTCTATGCCCGCAACTGGGGCGAGGCGATCCCGCGTTGCGGGGCCGATCTCATCGGTTATTTTGCGCCAAAGGAAGGATCGAGCACGATTGCCTATGGCGTCTACAATATTGAAGGCCTTGCCGCCTACGAAGCCTACAGGGCGCGGCTTGCTGCTGATCCCGTCGGGCGGGAGAATTACGAGTTCGCGCGCCGGGAACGGTTCATCCGACGCGAGGATCGCCTGTTTCTGCGCCTTGCCTCTGGCCCGCACGGCGGAGGCGGACAATGA
- a CDS encoding ArsR/SmtB family transcription factor, which translates to MKDGPLIANVAALIGDPARANILTALMDGRALTASELAEAAGVTLQTASGHLSKLSEAQLLKAEKQGRHRYFRLSDEDVAHVLEALMGLAQRTGAVRIRTGPKDKALREARICYDHLAGESGVALLAAITARGLVTSSADPALTDDGRDFFSSFGIDLSPLEKARRPVCLHCLDWSERRHHLGGGLGASLLDAMQQRDWLRRGNGRVLTFTAKGEKAFVSTFGCTPA; encoded by the coding sequence ATGAAAGACGGACCTCTTATCGCCAATGTCGCTGCGCTTATAGGCGACCCCGCCCGTGCCAACATCCTGACGGCACTGATGGATGGACGCGCGCTCACGGCAAGTGAACTTGCAGAAGCCGCCGGCGTAACCCTGCAAACTGCCAGCGGGCACCTTTCCAAGCTCTCAGAGGCGCAATTGCTGAAGGCGGAAAAACAGGGGCGTCATCGCTACTTCCGTCTCTCTGACGAAGATGTGGCGCATGTGCTGGAAGCTTTGATGGGGCTTGCGCAACGCACAGGCGCGGTTCGCATCCGCACCGGACCGAAGGACAAGGCGCTGCGGGAAGCGCGCATCTGCTACGATCATCTGGCCGGGGAAAGCGGCGTGGCCCTGCTTGCGGCCATTACCGCCAGAGGATTGGTAACCTCAAGTGCTGACCCTGCCCTGACGGATGATGGGCGTGACTTCTTCTCCAGCTTCGGCATCGACCTTTCGCCGCTCGAAAAGGCACGCCGGCCAGTGTGCCTGCATTGTCTTGATTGGAGCGAGCGCCGCCATCATCTCGGCGGCGGGCTGGGTGCCTCTCTCCTCGACGCCATGCAGCAGCGCGACTGGCTGCGGCGCGGAAACGGTCGCGTGCTGACCTTCACCGCAAAAGGCGAAAAGGCCTTTGTCAGCACCTTCGGCTGCACGCCCGCCTGA
- a CDS encoding pyridoxal phosphate-dependent aminotransferase: protein MITISKRSAVEPFHAMDILAEANRRRQAGRPVISMAVGQPSHPAPKASLAAAQDALKHGRIGYTDALGLRELREAIAGHYRLRHQVAIDPARIAVTTGSSAAFNLAFLSLFDAGDYVAIARPGYPAYRNILKALGLNVVEVPVTAETGYTLTPASLERAETRAGCKLKGVLLASPANPTGTVTGREALKRLASYCDSRDMAFISDEIYHGLTFVGEETSAVEITDKAVIINSFSKYYCMTGWRIGWMVLPENLVRPVECLAQSLYISAPELSQLAACAAFSAAEELDVYRESYRTNRDFLMARLPEIGLPLASPMDGAFYAYVDTSRFSNDSMDFAKRMLAEIDVAATPGMDFDPEEGHRALRISYAGSVSDIAEAVGRIAGWLK, encoded by the coding sequence TTGATTACGATATCGAAGCGGAGCGCAGTCGAACCCTTTCACGCCATGGATATTCTGGCGGAAGCGAACAGGCGCAGGCAGGCGGGACGTCCCGTCATCTCCATGGCGGTCGGCCAGCCTTCCCATCCGGCACCGAAGGCGTCGCTGGCAGCGGCTCAAGACGCGCTGAAACACGGGCGGATCGGTTACACCGACGCGCTCGGCCTGCGCGAGCTGCGTGAAGCGATCGCCGGCCACTACCGTCTGCGCCATCAGGTCGCGATCGATCCGGCGCGCATCGCCGTGACGACAGGGTCATCAGCCGCCTTCAACCTTGCCTTCCTCAGTTTGTTCGACGCTGGCGACTACGTCGCCATCGCACGGCCTGGTTATCCCGCCTATCGCAACATTCTGAAAGCGCTCGGCCTTAACGTGGTGGAAGTTCCGGTCACGGCAGAAACCGGCTACACGCTGACACCCGCAAGCCTCGAACGGGCGGAAACCCGGGCGGGCTGCAAACTGAAGGGCGTGCTTCTGGCAAGCCCGGCCAACCCGACCGGCACGGTCACCGGACGCGAAGCGTTGAAGCGGCTCGCCAGCTATTGCGACAGCCGCGACATGGCCTTCATTTCAGACGAAATATATCACGGCCTGACCTTTGTCGGAGAAGAGACAAGCGCGGTGGAGATCACCGACAAAGCCGTCATCATCAACTCCTTCTCCAAATATTATTGCATGACCGGCTGGCGCATCGGCTGGATGGTGCTGCCGGAGAATCTGGTTCGCCCTGTCGAATGTCTTGCCCAGAGCCTTTATATTTCGGCACCGGAACTCTCTCAGCTCGCGGCATGTGCCGCCTTTTCGGCCGCGGAGGAGCTTGATGTCTACAGGGAAAGCTATCGCACGAACCGCGATTTCCTGATGGCGCGGCTGCCGGAAATAGGCCTGCCGCTGGCGTCCCCGATGGATGGCGCGTTTTACGCCTATGTCGATACAAGCCGCTTCTCCAATGACAGCATGGATTTTGCCAAGCGCATGCTGGCGGAAATCGATGTGGCGGCGACGCCGGGAATGGATTTCGATCCCGAAGAGGGCCACAGGGCACTACGCATTTCCTATGCGGGTTCGGTATCTGACATTGCCGAGGCGGTGGGACGGATCGCTGGCTGGCTGAAATAG
- a CDS encoding DsbA family protein, producing MAHFLRSTLLASVTALSTVFASLPAHALDEQQKKEMGEFIKQYLIENPEIMLEVQDALERKQYASRNAKAAEAVAENKKAIFESKYDLALGNPDGDVTLVEFFDYNCGYCKRAMGDMDNILKSDKKIRVVLKEFPILGPESVAAHRVSNAVKLLAPAKYPEFQRTLLGGRGRANEDSAMEVATSLGLKEADIRKSMAENPNDAQVQETYKLANNLGITGTPSYIVGDEAVFGAVGADPLKEKIANMRSCGKATCS from the coding sequence ATGGCGCATTTTCTCCGTTCCACCCTTCTTGCCAGCGTGACGGCCCTTTCGACGGTATTCGCCTCCCTGCCCGCCCATGCGCTCGATGAGCAGCAGAAGAAGGAAATGGGCGAGTTCATCAAGCAGTATCTGATCGAGAACCCTGAAATCATGCTGGAGGTTCAGGACGCGCTTGAACGCAAGCAATATGCGTCGCGCAACGCCAAGGCTGCGGAAGCCGTTGCCGAGAACAAAAAGGCGATCTTCGAATCGAAATACGACCTCGCGCTCGGCAATCCCGATGGCGACGTCACACTCGTTGAGTTCTTCGATTATAATTGCGGCTACTGCAAACGCGCCATGGGCGACATGGACAACATCCTGAAGAGCGACAAAAAAATACGCGTCGTGCTGAAGGAATTTCCGATCCTCGGCCCGGAATCCGTCGCTGCCCATCGCGTGTCGAACGCCGTGAAGCTGCTTGCGCCGGCAAAATATCCGGAATTCCAGCGCACGCTGCTTGGCGGTCGTGGACGCGCCAATGAGGACAGCGCGATGGAAGTCGCGACTTCGCTTGGCCTGAAGGAAGCCGATATCCGCAAGTCCATGGCGGAAAACCCCAATGATGCGCAGGTGCAGGAAACCTACAAGCTGGCAAACAACCTCGGCATTACTGGAACGCCCTCCTACATCGTTGGCGACGAGGCTGTCTTCGGCGCTGTCGGTGCGGACCCGCTCAAGGAAAAAATTGCCAATATGCGCAGCTGCGGAAAAGCCACCTGCTCCTGA
- the aroQ gene encoding type II 3-dehydroquinate dehydratase — MSNIIIVINGPNLNLLGKREPGIYGGKTLKDIENDCVKAGAELGFSVEFRQSNHEGVLVDWLHEAGERAAGVVINPGAYSHTSIALHDAIRAIPAPVVEVHISNIHAREEFRHKSMISPAAKGMICGFGPYGYVMALHALKNITA; from the coding sequence ATGAGCAACATCATCATCGTCATCAACGGCCCCAATCTCAATCTGCTGGGAAAACGGGAACCGGGTATTTACGGTGGCAAAACGCTGAAAGACATAGAAAACGATTGTGTGAAGGCCGGTGCCGAACTCGGCTTTTCGGTGGAGTTTCGCCAGTCCAACCACGAAGGTGTGCTTGTGGACTGGCTGCACGAGGCGGGCGAACGGGCAGCGGGCGTTGTGATCAATCCCGGCGCTTACAGCCACACCTCGATCGCGTTGCACGATGCCATCCGCGCAATTCCTGCTCCGGTCGTGGAGGTGCATATCTCCAACATCCATGCACGGGAAGAATTCCGTCACAAATCGATGATCTCGCCCGCAGCCAAGGGCATGATCTGCGGTTTCGGACCATATGGATACGTCATGGCGCTTCATGCGCTGAAGAACATCACGGCATAA
- the accB gene encoding acetyl-CoA carboxylase biotin carboxyl carrier protein has translation MSEKKQGIDKELIRELANILNDTDLSEIEVEQDDLRIRVSRAAPPATVYAAAPPAYAPAPAAAPAAPAVAAPAAPAAAAAPARNPANTVSSPMVGTVYLSPAPGARPFIEVGATVKEGQTILIVEAMKTMNQIPAPKSGKVVEIIVNDAQPVEYGEALVVIE, from the coding sequence ATGTCTGAAAAGAAACAGGGTATCGACAAGGAACTGATCCGCGAACTCGCGAATATCCTCAACGATACCGACCTTTCGGAAATCGAAGTGGAGCAGGACGACCTGCGCATCCGCGTTTCCCGCGCCGCTCCCCCAGCGACGGTCTATGCCGCAGCACCGCCCGCTTACGCCCCCGCTCCGGCAGCAGCCCCTGCCGCACCGGCAGTCGCGGCCCCTGCTGCGCCGGCAGCCGCCGCAGCACCGGCACGCAACCCGGCCAACACCGTGTCTTCGCCCATGGTTGGCACCGTTTATCTCTCGCCCGCCCCCGGCGCCCGCCCCTTCATCGAAGTGGGTGCGACCGTGAAGGAAGGCCAGACGATCCTCATCGTTGAGGCCATGAAGACCATGAACCAGATCCCGGCCCCGAAGTCCGGCAAGGTCGTGGAAATCATCGTCAACGACGCTCAGCCCGTGGAGTATGGCGAAGCCCTCGTGGTCATCGAATAA
- the accC gene encoding acetyl-CoA carboxylase biotin carboxylase subunit, translated as MVSKILIANRGEIALRVLRAAKELGIPTVAVHSTADADAMHVRLADESVCIGPPPSRDSYLNIHQIVAACEITGADAVHPGYGFLSENAKFADILDAHGITFIGPTAEHIRIMGDKITAKQTAQELGIPVVPGSDGEVKPENALEIARTIGFPVLIKATAGGGGRGMKVAKTEADLEEAVATARSEAAAAFGNDAVYMEKYLGKPRHIEVQVFGDGEGNAIHLGERDCSLQRRHQKVLEEANSPALTVEQRMKIGEICASAMRKLKYRGAGTIEFLYENGEFYFIEMNTRLQVEHPVTEAITGMDLVQEQIRVASGQGLSVTQADIEFHGHAIECRINAEDPRTFVPSPGTLTYFHTPGGLGVRVDSGAYQGYKIPPYYDSMIGKLIVHGRDRDECIRRLRRALDEFVVDGIKTTLPLFQDLLQNEDILKGDYDIHWLEKYLAGDASH; from the coding sequence ATGGTTTCGAAGATCCTCATAGCCAACCGCGGCGAGATCGCGCTGCGCGTTCTGCGCGCCGCCAAGGAGCTTGGCATTCCTACGGTGGCCGTACACTCCACGGCCGACGCGGATGCCATGCATGTGCGCCTTGCCGACGAGAGCGTCTGCATCGGCCCGCCGCCTTCGCGTGACAGCTATCTCAACATCCATCAGATCGTTGCGGCCTGCGAGATAACAGGTGCGGACGCCGTTCACCCCGGTTACGGCTTCCTGTCGGAAAATGCCAAGTTCGCCGATATTCTCGACGCGCACGGCATTACCTTCATCGGACCGACCGCCGAACATATCCGCATCATGGGCGACAAGATCACCGCCAAGCAGACGGCGCAGGAACTGGGCATTCCCGTGGTTCCCGGCTCCGATGGCGAAGTGAAGCCTGAAAACGCGCTCGAAATCGCCCGGACGATCGGCTTCCCCGTCCTCATCAAGGCGACGGCGGGCGGCGGCGGTCGTGGCATGAAGGTGGCGAAGACCGAGGCCGATCTGGAAGAGGCCGTTGCGACTGCCCGTTCCGAAGCGGCAGCAGCATTCGGCAACGACGCCGTCTATATGGAAAAATACCTCGGCAAGCCGCGCCATATCGAGGTGCAGGTTTTCGGTGACGGTGAAGGCAACGCCATTCACCTCGGCGAGCGCGATTGCTCGTTGCAGCGCCGTCACCAGAAGGTGCTGGAAGAAGCCAACTCTCCGGCTCTGACGGTCGAACAGCGCATGAAGATCGGCGAGATTTGCGCGAGCGCCATGCGCAAGCTGAAATATCGCGGCGCCGGCACCATCGAGTTCCTGTATGAAAACGGCGAGTTCTACTTCATCGAAATGAACACGCGTCTGCAGGTGGAGCATCCGGTGACGGAAGCGATTACCGGCATGGATCTCGTGCAGGAACAGATCAGGGTCGCTTCTGGCCAGGGGTTGTCGGTGACGCAGGCGGATATCGAATTCCATGGCCACGCCATCGAATGCCGTATCAATGCCGAAGACCCGCGCACCTTCGTTCCCTCTCCGGGCACGCTGACCTATTTCCACACGCCGGGCGGCCTTGGTGTGCGCGTCGATTCGGGCGCCTATCAGGGCTACAAGATTCCGCCCTATTACGACAGCATGATCGGTAAGCTCATCGTTCACGGCCGCGACCGTGACGAGTGCATTCGCCGTCTGCGTCGGGCGCTCGACGAGTTCGTCGTCGACGGCATCAAGACCACGCTGCCGCTTTTCCAGGATCTTCTCCAGAACGAGGATATCCTGAAGGGTGATTATGATATTCACTGGCTGGAAAAATATCTGGCCGGTGACGCGTCTCACTAA
- the aat gene encoding leucyl/phenylalanyl-tRNA--protein transferase, with product MAGRRSRNNDITVDILLRAYAAGLFPMADSADDPELFWVEPEIRGIIPLNDFHVSKSLAKAMRKKPFDIRFNTAFEAVMAGCAAEAPDRPSTWINATIRKLYTELHQIGHAHSVEAWEGDELVGGLYGVSLGAAFFGESMFSRRTNASKICLVHLVERLRAGGFVLLDTQFTTDHLKTFGAIDVPKLEYAKMLDLAVNRPSLRF from the coding sequence ATGGCTGGGCGGCGCAGCAGAAATAACGACATAACGGTCGACATTCTGCTGCGCGCCTACGCCGCCGGCCTGTTTCCCATGGCCGACTCGGCCGATGACCCCGAGCTGTTCTGGGTCGAGCCGGAAATCCGCGGTATTATTCCCCTCAACGATTTTCACGTTTCCAAAAGCCTCGCCAAGGCGATGCGAAAGAAGCCGTTCGACATACGCTTCAACACCGCTTTCGAGGCTGTCATGGCGGGCTGCGCCGCAGAAGCGCCGGATAGGCCGAGCACCTGGATCAACGCCACCATCCGCAAACTCTATACCGAGCTGCACCAGATCGGCCACGCCCACAGCGTCGAGGCCTGGGAAGGCGATGAGCTTGTCGGCGGGCTTTACGGTGTCTCGCTGGGGGCTGCCTTCTTTGGCGAGAGCATGTTTTCTCGCCGCACCAATGCGTCGAAGATTTGCCTCGTGCATCTGGTGGAACGGTTAAGAGCTGGTGGTTTCGTGCTGCTGGACACGCAGTTCACGACCGATCATCTGAAGACATTCGGTGCAATCGACGTGCCGAAGCTGGAATATGCGAAAATGCTAGACCTCGCCGTCAACCGGCCAAGCCTGCGATTCTGA
- a CDS encoding DUF2155 domain-containing protein, with the protein MRKFTRDRSLRALTVSLFAAVSAVLLVSPVSAARLENRVAVFSGIDKITGRITSFDVYIDETVQFGALQVTPKVCYSRDQTETQKIDAFVEVDEITLDRKIKRIFTGWMFADSPGLNAVEHPIYDVWLTGCKQDSDVPAPSTASK; encoded by the coding sequence ATGAGGAAATTCACGCGGGATCGTTCTTTGCGTGCGCTGACAGTCTCGCTGTTTGCAGCGGTCTCTGCTGTTCTCCTCGTATCACCCGTCTCCGCCGCCCGTCTGGAAAACCGCGTTGCCGTCTTTTCCGGCATCGACAAGATCACCGGCCGCATCACCTCCTTCGACGTCTATATCGATGAGACCGTGCAGTTCGGCGCGCTTCAGGTGACGCCGAAAGTCTGTTATTCCCGTGATCAGACGGAAACCCAAAAGATCGATGCTTTTGTCGAGGTTGATGAGATCACCCTCGACCGAAAGATCAAGCGGATTTTTACCGGCTGGATGTTCGCTGATAGCCCCGGCCTCAACGCTGTCGAGCACCCGATCTACGACGTGTGGCTGACAGGCTGCAAGCAGGATTCGGACGTTCCCGCTCCCTCAACGGCAAGCAAATAA
- a CDS encoding NADH:ubiquinone oxidoreductase subunit NDUFA12 encodes MKTLLTQIFTWWNGQTIGTRFHTWRFGKKVGQDEFGNTYYEGGTTSWGMPRRWVIYNGYAEASAIPPGWHGWMHYRTDVPPSQESYAARDWQKPHQPNLTGSSKAYRPQGSLAVAGERPRVTGDYDAWTPGN; translated from the coding sequence ATGAAGACTCTCCTGACGCAAATCTTCACCTGGTGGAACGGCCAGACGATCGGAACGCGATTTCACACCTGGCGTTTCGGCAAGAAGGTCGGGCAGGACGAGTTTGGTAACACCTATTACGAAGGCGGCACCACCTCTTGGGGCATGCCGCGCCGCTGGGTGATCTACAACGGTTATGCCGAAGCCTCGGCCATTCCTCCCGGCTGGCACGGCTGGATGCATTACCGCACCGACGTGCCGCCGAGCCAGGAGAGCTACGCAGCACGCGACTGGCAGAAGCCGCACCAGCCGAACCTCACCGGTTCCTCCAAGGCCTATCGCCCTCAAGGCTCGCTGGCCGTTGCAGGCGAGCGCCCGCGCGTGACGGGCGACTACGACGCCTGGACACCCGGCAACTGA
- a CDS encoding GNAT family N-acetyltransferase gives MNATLENLIIRTAREDDLPALAAIFAADEIGGHGDTADESAQPDYLAAFRAIEASPRETLYVAELDGEVVGTFQTAILTKLVGRGAKSMVIEAVQTRADMRGRGIGAVMINYCLDEARRQGLKAAQLTSNMARLDAHRFYERLGFEKRHLGFRMTLK, from the coding sequence ATGAATGCGACCTTGGAGAATCTGATAATTCGAACGGCCCGTGAGGACGATCTGCCGGCGCTCGCCGCCATTTTTGCCGCTGACGAGATCGGCGGCCACGGCGATACGGCCGACGAATCGGCACAGCCCGATTATCTTGCCGCCTTCCGGGCAATCGAGGCGTCGCCGAGGGAAACGCTTTACGTCGCCGAACTGGATGGCGAGGTGGTCGGCACCTTTCAGACGGCGATCCTCACCAAGCTCGTTGGGCGAGGGGCGAAGTCGATGGTGATCGAGGCGGTGCAGACACGCGCCGATATGCGCGGTCGCGGCATTGGCGCGGTGATGATCAACTATTGTCTTGATGAAGCCCGCCGGCAGGGCCTGAAAGCCGCGCAGCTCACCTCCAACATGGCGCGGCTCGATGCGCATCGCTTCTACGAGCGGCTGGGTTTCGAGAAGCGGCATCTTGGCTTCAGGATGACGCTGAAATAG
- a CDS encoding GNAT family N-acetyltransferase: MFFIRTASLRDIEPVRSLLATTWHATYDAIYGAEKVDELIAAWHSPQAMKDRVEKKGGEFLVADDGKRIGGMAYGSMSTKMAKTALLHQLYVAPDLQRQGVGRDLFAELETCFPDAEIMRLEVEPKNTVAINFYEGVGFVEVDRIERMAGIEGLPGIVMEKSLTR; the protein is encoded by the coding sequence ATGTTTTTCATCCGCACAGCCAGCCTGCGTGACATCGAGCCGGTCCGGTCGCTGCTCGCGACGACATGGCACGCCACTTATGACGCGATCTACGGCGCGGAAAAGGTCGATGAGCTGATCGCAGCCTGGCATTCGCCGCAGGCCATGAAAGACCGCGTCGAGAAGAAGGGTGGCGAGTTCCTTGTTGCCGATGACGGCAAGCGGATCGGCGGCATGGCTTACGGCTCCATGTCGACCAAGATGGCGAAGACGGCGCTGTTGCACCAACTTTACGTCGCGCCCGATCTTCAGCGGCAAGGCGTCGGCCGCGATCTCTTCGCGGAGCTTGAAACCTGCTTTCCCGACGCGGAAATCATGCGGCTGGAGGTCGAGCCAAAAAATACTGTCGCAATCAACTTCTATGAAGGCGTCGGATTTGTCGAGGTGGACCGAATCGAGCGCATGGCGGGTATCGAGGGGTTGCCCGGCATCGTGATGGAAAAGAGCCTGACCCGATGA
- the gatB gene encoding Asp-tRNA(Asn)/Glu-tRNA(Gln) amidotransferase subunit GatB yields the protein MTLVDVRTPDPKRFIPGATGDWEIVIGMEVHAQVLSNSKLFSGASTTFGNAPNSNVSLVDAAMPGMLPVINEECVKQAVRTGLGLKAKINNRSIFDRKNYFYPDLPQGYQISQFKDPIVGEGTITISLGPDRQGNFEDIEIGIERLHLEQDAGKSMHDQHPTMSFVDLNRSGVALMEIVSKPDMRSSDEAKAYLTKLRSIVRYLGTCDGNMDEGSMRADVNVSVRRPGEGFGTRCEIKNVNSIRFVGQAIEYEARRQIAILEDGGVIDQETRLFDPGKGETRSMRSKEDAHDYRYFPDPDLLPLEFDDAFVEALKVDLPELPDDKKARFVADLGLSVYDASILVSEKAIADYYEAVAAGRDPKAAANWVINDLLGALNKSGKDIETTPVSPEQLGGIIDLIKAETISGKIAKDLFEIVWNEGGNPAEIVEARGMKQVTDTGAIEKAVDEIIAANPDQVEKVKAKPTLAGWFVGQVMKATGGKANPQAVQALVKAKLGIEEE from the coding sequence ATGACCCTTGTAGACGTGCGCACCCCCGACCCGAAACGCTTCATTCCCGGCGCCACCGGCGATTGGGAAATCGTGATCGGCATGGAGGTGCATGCGCAGGTTCTCTCTAATTCCAAGCTGTTCTCCGGCGCCTCCACCACCTTCGGCAATGCGCCGAATTCCAACGTGTCGCTGGTCGATGCCGCGATGCCTGGCATGCTGCCCGTCATCAATGAGGAATGCGTGAAGCAGGCGGTCCGCACGGGTCTCGGTCTCAAGGCAAAGATCAACAACCGATCGATCTTCGACCGTAAGAACTATTTCTATCCGGATTTGCCGCAGGGCTACCAGATTTCGCAGTTCAAGGATCCGATCGTCGGTGAGGGCACCATCACCATTTCGCTCGGTCCCGACCGCCAGGGCAACTTCGAGGATATCGAAATCGGCATCGAGCGCCTGCATCTGGAACAGGATGCCGGCAAATCGATGCATGACCAGCACCCGACCATGTCTTTCGTGGACCTCAACCGTTCGGGCGTGGCGCTGATGGAAATCGTGTCGAAGCCAGACATGCGCTCGTCGGATGAGGCGAAGGCCTATCTGACCAAGCTGCGCTCCATCGTGCGTTATCTCGGCACCTGTGACGGCAACATGGACGAAGGCTCGATGCGCGCCGACGTCAACGTCTCCGTGCGCCGTCCGGGCGAAGGCTTCGGCACGCGCTGCGAAATCAAGAACGTCAATTCCATCCGCTTCGTCGGTCAGGCGATTGAATATGAGGCGCGTCGCCAGATCGCCATTCTGGAAGATGGCGGCGTCATCGATCAGGAAACCCGCTTGTTCGATCCCGGCAAGGGCGAGACGCGGTCCATGCGCTCCAAGGAAGATGCACATGACTATCGCTACTTCCCCGACCCGGATCTGTTGCCGCTGGAATTTGACGATGCCTTCGTCGAGGCGCTGAAGGTCGATCTGCCGGAACTGCCTGACGACAAGAAGGCCCGTTTCGTCGCCGATCTCGGTCTCTCGGTCTATGACGCCTCGATTCTGGTCTCAGAAAAGGCGATTGCAGATTATTACGAAGCCGTCGCTGCCGGCCGCGATCCGAAGGCTGCCGCCAACTGGGTCATCAACGACCTGCTCGGCGCGCTGAACAAGTCTGGCAAAGACATCGAGACGACTCCGGTGTCGCCCGAACAGCTTGGCGGCATCATCGATCTCATCAAGGCCGAGACCATCTCCGGCAAAATTGCCAAGGATTTGTTCGAGATCGTCTGGAACGAGGGCGGCAATCCGGCTGAGATCGTCGAAGCTCGCGGCATGAAGCAGGTGACCGATACCGGTGCCATCGAAAAGGCCGTTGACGAGATCATCGCCGCCAACCCCGATCAGGTCGAGAAGGTCAAGGCAAAGCCGACACTCGCCGGCTGGTTCGTCGGTCAGGTGATGAAGGCGACGGGCGGCAAAGCCAACCCGCAGGCGGTGCAGGCGCTCGTGAAGGCGAAACTTGGTATCGAGGAAGAGTAA